The following coding sequences are from one Thermostaphylospora chromogena window:
- a CDS encoding carbohydrate ABC transporter permease, translated as MSGAHVRTVRRKGEVRTIAGTFAGYAVLVFFSLVFLYPFVIQIANSFKTEPDAAASPISPIPSPVTLDGYEKIFQATDMPTWLGNSILVTVLVTAGRIFFDSLAGYALARLRFRGRRAVFATVIAVLAVPGVVLLIPKFLVLNQFGIYNSYTALIVPLLADATGVFIMKQFFESIPPSVEEAARIDGAGTFRIFWSIVLPMARPALITLTILSFQGSWNELPHTLVAVQDPALFTLPRGIADLVSGSLGSGTQYPLKLGAALLATIPVAIIFVIFQRYFIRGANEGVDKG; from the coding sequence GTGAGCGGCGCCCACGTGAGAACCGTCAGGCGGAAGGGTGAGGTGCGGACGATCGCCGGCACCTTCGCCGGGTACGCCGTGCTCGTCTTCTTCTCGCTGGTCTTCCTCTATCCGTTCGTGATTCAGATCGCGAACTCGTTCAAGACCGAGCCGGACGCCGCGGCCTCCCCGATCTCGCCGATCCCCTCGCCGGTGACGCTGGACGGCTACGAGAAGATCTTCCAGGCCACGGACATGCCGACCTGGCTGGGCAACTCGATCCTGGTCACGGTGCTGGTCACCGCGGGCCGGATCTTCTTCGACTCGCTCGCCGGCTACGCGCTGGCCCGGCTGCGCTTCCGCGGCAGGCGGGCCGTCTTCGCCACGGTCATCGCCGTGCTGGCCGTGCCCGGTGTCGTGCTGCTCATCCCGAAGTTCCTGGTGCTGAACCAGTTCGGCATCTACAACTCCTACACGGCGTTGATCGTCCCGCTGCTCGCGGACGCGACGGGCGTGTTCATCATGAAGCAGTTCTTCGAGTCGATCCCGCCCAGCGTGGAGGAGGCGGCGCGCATCGACGGCGCGGGCACGTTCCGCATCTTCTGGTCGATCGTGCTGCCCATGGCCCGCCCGGCGCTGATCACCTTGACGATCCTGTCCTTCCAGGGGTCGTGGAACGAGCTGCCGCACACGCTGGTCGCGGTGCAGGACCCCGCGCTGTTCACGCTGCCGCGCGGGATCGCCGACCTGGTCAGCGGATCGCTCGGGTCGGGCACGCAGTACCCGCTCAAGCTCGGCGCCGCACTGCTGGCCACGATCCCGGTGGCGATCATCTTCGTGATCTTCCAGCGGTACTTCATCCGCGGCGCGAACGAGGGGGTGGACAAGGGCTGA
- a CDS encoding carbohydrate ABC transporter permease, protein MADATLTRGRPSGARGAAGRRRSVRAGENLAGWLFVAPAIVIIGLFVLLPILMALWVSITAWNGQGSPFTSSVEVVGLENYTRLFTEDGLARQDFMTSLRNNVYYVLAVVPLQTVLALGLAMVVNARMLKGKTFFRTAFYFPSVTSSVAISVVFLFIFANSGVVNNLLAMFGVQGPAWFSDSRGVLHLALSGLGLADIDDPPAALTQSGPFGLSWWEWLSGPSVAMCSIIALVVWTTSGTFMLMFLAALQNVPVSLEEAAMLDGANRWQRFRNVTLPALRPTLFLVLTLGLIGTWQVFDQIYVMSQGDPAKTTLTPAYLSYRTAFRDFDYGSGAAISFVLFLIIVVLTLGQRLLLRERGGRS, encoded by the coding sequence ATGGCCGACGCGACGCTCACCCGCGGGCGCCCCAGCGGCGCCCGCGGCGCCGCGGGTCGCAGGCGTTCGGTGAGGGCCGGGGAGAACCTCGCGGGCTGGCTCTTCGTCGCCCCGGCGATAGTGATCATCGGGCTGTTCGTGCTCCTGCCCATCCTCATGGCGCTGTGGGTGAGCATCACCGCCTGGAACGGACAGGGCAGCCCGTTCACCAGCTCCGTCGAGGTCGTCGGCCTGGAGAACTACACCCGGCTGTTCACCGAGGATGGGCTGGCCCGCCAGGACTTCATGACCAGCCTGCGCAACAACGTCTACTACGTGCTCGCGGTGGTGCCGCTGCAGACCGTGCTGGCGCTCGGCCTGGCCATGGTGGTCAACGCGCGCATGCTGAAGGGCAAGACGTTCTTCCGCACCGCGTTCTACTTCCCCTCCGTGACCAGCTCGGTCGCGATCAGCGTGGTGTTCCTGTTCATCTTCGCCAACTCGGGAGTGGTCAACAACCTGCTGGCGATGTTCGGCGTGCAGGGCCCGGCGTGGTTCTCCGACTCGCGCGGCGTGCTGCACCTGGCCCTGAGCGGGCTCGGCCTGGCCGACATCGACGACCCGCCGGCGGCGTTGACGCAGAGCGGTCCGTTCGGCCTGTCGTGGTGGGAGTGGCTGTCCGGGCCGAGCGTGGCGATGTGCTCGATCATCGCGCTGGTCGTGTGGACCACGTCGGGGACGTTCATGCTGATGTTCCTCGCGGCGCTGCAGAACGTGCCCGTTTCCCTGGAGGAGGCGGCCATGCTCGACGGCGCCAACCGCTGGCAGCGCTTCAGGAACGTGACGCTGCCCGCGCTGCGGCCCACGCTCTTCCTGGTGCTGACGCTGGGCCTGATCGGCACCTGGCAGGTCTTCGACCAGATCTACGTGATGAGCCAGGGCGACCCGGCCAAGACCACGCTGACGCCCGCCTATCTGTCCTACCGCACCGCCTTCCGCGACTTCGACTACGGGTCGGGGGCGGCGATCTCGTTCGTGCTCTTCCTGATCATCGTGGTGCTCACGCTGGGGCAGCGGCTGCTGCTGCGCGAGCGCGGAGGGAGGTCGTGA
- a CDS encoding sugar ABC transporter substrate-binding protein: MTRRTTTALAAAAAACALLAAGCGSGFEDNAASTPQSSGPASLEILIGSSGEAETKAVQEAAAAWAKATGNTATVIPAQDMSQQLGQAFAGDSPPDVFYVEAGRFADYASVGALEPYANKISDPEGFYESLRATFTYDGTYYCVPKDFSTLGLVINTELWEKAGLTEDDVPTTWEELTSVAEKIKEAGITPLVVADTRDRLGAFMKQAGGWITSPDGKQATADSPQNLQALEYVRGLLKDGLAVYPSAVDAGWGGEAFGKGKAAMTIEGNWIKGAMQADYPDVKYTVHELPAGPAGKGTLSFTNCWGIAAKSKYKEQAISFVEAMTTVEQQMTFAKAFGVMPSRTAAADAYAKEFPEDAAFLKGAEYAQGPVNAPKMESVLADFDTSLQKLKDEDPKQILSRLQKNTEAALGG, from the coding sequence ATGACACGTAGAACCACCACAGCCCTGGCAGCCGCTGCGGCGGCCTGCGCCCTGCTCGCCGCCGGCTGCGGCAGCGGCTTCGAGGACAACGCCGCGAGCACGCCCCAGAGCAGCGGCCCCGCCTCGCTGGAGATCCTCATCGGCTCGTCGGGAGAGGCCGAGACCAAGGCCGTCCAGGAGGCCGCCGCCGCGTGGGCGAAGGCCACCGGCAACACCGCCACCGTCATCCCCGCCCAGGACATGAGCCAGCAGCTCGGCCAGGCGTTCGCCGGCGACTCCCCGCCGGACGTGTTCTACGTGGAGGCGGGACGGTTCGCCGACTACGCCAGCGTCGGCGCGCTGGAGCCGTACGCGAACAAGATCTCCGACCCCGAGGGGTTCTACGAGAGCCTGCGCGCCACCTTCACCTACGACGGCACCTACTACTGCGTGCCCAAGGACTTCTCCACCCTCGGCCTGGTCATCAACACCGAGCTGTGGGAGAAGGCCGGGCTCACCGAGGACGACGTCCCCACCACGTGGGAGGAACTCACCTCGGTCGCCGAGAAGATCAAGGAAGCCGGCATCACGCCGCTCGTGGTCGCCGACACCCGCGACCGCCTCGGCGCCTTCATGAAGCAGGCGGGCGGCTGGATCACCAGCCCGGACGGCAAGCAGGCCACCGCCGACAGCCCGCAGAACCTCCAGGCCCTGGAGTACGTCCGCGGTCTGCTGAAGGACGGCCTGGCCGTCTACCCCTCCGCGGTCGACGCGGGCTGGGGCGGTGAGGCGTTCGGCAAGGGCAAGGCCGCCATGACGATCGAGGGCAACTGGATCAAGGGCGCCATGCAGGCCGACTACCCCGACGTGAAGTACACCGTGCACGAACTGCCCGCCGGACCCGCGGGCAAGGGCACGCTGTCGTTCACCAACTGCTGGGGGATCGCCGCCAAGAGCAAGTACAAGGAGCAGGCGATCAGCTTCGTCGAGGCGATGACCACGGTCGAGCAGCAGATGACCTTCGCCAAGGCGTTCGGCGTCATGCCGTCCCGGACCGCGGCCGCCGACGCCTACGCCAAGGAGTTCCCCGAGGACGCGGCCTTCCTCAAGGGAGCCGAGTACGCCCAGGGGCCGGTCAACGCTCCGAAGATGGAGAGCGTCCTGGCCGACTTCGACACCTCGCTGCAGAAGCTGAAGGACGAGGATCCCAAGCAGATCCTCTCCCGCCTGCAGAAGAACACCGAAGCGGCCCTGGGCGGCTGA
- a CDS encoding LacI family DNA-binding transcriptional regulator produces MAEKVTIATVAKYAGVSRQTVSNVLNTPEVVREETRRKVYEAVEALGYRVSQAARQMRTGRSRLIATRIESTGDGINGSVLDRFLHALTETAARSGYRVILYTAADDETEIATYEDLLGTYQPDAFVLASTHHSDTRTTWLAERGLPFVTFGRPWDAPDRHLWVDVDGAAGTAAATRHLLEAGHERIGFLGWPSGSGVGDDRRQGWLRAMTAAGQDTTGLDHACLDTVAEAEAAVGALLDRDPAPTALVCASDSLALGAMQAARALDRPLAVTGFDDTPVARAIGLTSVSQPLEEAAARCVRLLTRLLDGEAEAEEPVLLQPSLVVRDTT; encoded by the coding sequence ATGGCGGAAAAGGTGACGATAGCCACGGTCGCCAAATACGCCGGGGTATCCCGGCAGACCGTGTCGAACGTCCTCAACACCCCCGAGGTCGTACGCGAGGAGACCCGCCGCAAGGTGTACGAGGCGGTGGAGGCCCTCGGCTATCGCGTCAGCCAGGCCGCCCGGCAGATGCGCACCGGACGGTCCCGGCTCATCGCCACCCGCATCGAATCCACCGGCGACGGCATCAACGGCTCGGTCCTGGACCGTTTCCTGCACGCCCTGACCGAGACCGCGGCCCGGAGCGGCTACCGCGTGATCCTCTACACCGCCGCCGACGACGAAACGGAGATCGCCACCTACGAGGACCTGCTGGGGACCTACCAGCCGGACGCCTTCGTGCTGGCCAGCACCCACCACAGTGACACCAGGACCACCTGGCTGGCCGAGCGAGGGCTGCCGTTCGTGACCTTCGGCCGCCCCTGGGACGCGCCAGACCGCCACCTGTGGGTGGACGTGGACGGCGCGGCCGGCACCGCGGCCGCGACCCGGCACCTGCTGGAGGCCGGGCACGAGCGGATCGGCTTCCTCGGCTGGCCCTCCGGCTCCGGCGTCGGCGACGACCGGCGGCAGGGCTGGCTGCGCGCCATGACCGCCGCCGGGCAGGACACGACCGGCCTCGACCACGCCTGCCTGGACACGGTGGCCGAGGCGGAGGCCGCGGTCGGCGCACTGCTCGACCGCGACCCGGCCCCGACCGCCCTGGTCTGCGCCAGCGACTCGCTCGCCCTCGGTGCGATGCAGGCCGCCCGTGCCCTCGACCGCCCTCTGGCGGTGACCGGGTTCGACGACACGCCCGTCGCCCGGGCGATCGGCCTGACCAGCGTCAGCCAGCCGCTGGAGGAGGCGGCGGCCCGCTGCGTGCGGCTGCTCACCCGGCTGCTGGACGGCGAAGCGGAGGCGGAGGAGCCCGTGCTGCTCCAGCCCTCGCTGGTCGTCCGCGACACGACGTGA